The bacterium nucleotide sequence GATGCGCAACATTTCTTCACGACTTGGAATACGATCGGGAGTAATAAACCTAATCGCGCGTCGCAATGATGCCTCCAGAAGAAGAAAGTCATTGAAACTAACTAGAATATTGGTGTCTGCAACATGTCCTTCGTCATACTCTGGTCGATCACAGACAGTGTTCCAATCAAACTCCCGATCTGAACCGTTTGAATCACGCTGTACAACGGCGACACCCTGATGCTTCATGAATAACTCAAGATTATCAAGGGCATCCCAAAGTTTTCCGATCGAAGTAGAAACAACACTACCAACGGCTTCTAGGGCATCAGTAGCCTGGTCGTGCCGCATTCCGTGGTCGTTCTCCATCAAGTAACGCAAGGCCAACGAATCCTTGCTATCCAAATAGACCATTATCATTCCGACATGACTACCCATAATGTCTCTCCAAAACAAAGGACTATCCGTCAAGAAATACCGATCCTCATAGTACCACAACATCGTGAAAAGACAATGCGTATGCAGTGCGATTTTTTCCCTGTTTTCACGATGGTAACTAGAACCAAGCACCCCGTATTTGCTTTCAAGCGCCTTTGAGACTTTTTGTCGCAACAAAAAGCGATTGAGCGAGACCAATGGCGTAGTTCGCCATTGGTCGCAGTGCGCGATTGAAGGCAAATACGGGGTGCTACTTATTGAACACGAACGTCGTAGCACAAGAGCGACACGGATTCCTGCTTTCGGCAGGAATGACAAACGACGGGAGATTGCTCCGTCAAAGCTCATAAAGATCAACTTTCAACTCAACTCATAAACCCACACAACTTTTATGTGCGAATAAACTTTATAAATCCATATACTATATACCAAATACCATATACAAATCTGAATCTCCCCTCGCTCTTCTTCAAACAAAGCAACTATAAAAAATTAGGGATTCTCCTGCGAAAGGAAAATCCCTAATTTTTTCATCCCCTACCCCCTCGTCAGTACGCGATATTACCCGTGAAAACTCCCGTCTTGATTGGTTCAAAATAGGTTGAGGTAAAACCGGAGAGCATTGTTTTTAAAGCCGTCGGCAAACGACCTACGGTATTTTCATCCAAACGCATATATTGCCAATCGGCTTGACCGGTGCTTTGCAGTGCAAAGTTGTTTGCAAAGTTTTCCGCGTCTCCTTTATAGGCATCAATCATCTGTTCCATACTGGTTTTTGACGTAGAAACCAAAAGCAATGAATCGACAATGGCATAATCAAGAGAACGGCTGGGGTCGCCAAAGTTTACATACCGAATAGCGACATCTTTGTAAATGTTGTCTTCAAATACAACGTCCGAATATGGCGCCCCGCCAATTAGTGGACCCAAAAGTTTCAATGCGTCTTCAAGACTGGACATTTGCTCTTTAACCAAGACGGATATTTTCACCTTAAACAAGGTGGACACTTGCTCTTTAACCAAGGCGGAAGTCCCGTCTTTTAATGGTAAAACCGCTATCCCATCAGGAATCGGCGTCGTATTCGCCAATGTTCCAACCACAAAATTGTCGGCAAGATTCGCTTTTAGCGCGTCACTTGTTTTAACTTGCGCGGTTAAAGCATTAAGGAAACCTTGCATTTGCGGATTATTTGATTGAACTTGACGCCACTGTTCCGCGCTGGCAGACAAGCTCCCGTGACCGGCCAACGCGATAATCGAAGCAGGAATTGCTTTTATAGGCGTCTCCCACGAAATCTGATTTTTTACGAAATTTTCATTACTGCCGTTTGTACCCATTAAAGAAAAGGTTTTTCCACCTTCCGTAGAGGGTGCGACCGCAAAAAGATAAGCGGGACTTTGTTCTTTAGTCAAAAGAGAAAAAACTGACAACATAGAGGCGCTTTCTCCCGGGCCGAGATAAATATATTCAGGACTTGCCGGTAATTTAGATGACAAAGCGCGAAAATCGCCATTATCACCCAAACTCTTACCGCTTAATCCATCCAAACGACCCGCCTCTTTTGCATCGACAATCGCTCCGTTACCATTGGCGAGATTTTTCAAAACAAAATTTGAATTTTCACCAAGACTAATAGAGCTCGCGTCATCTGTCATAAGAAAACTAACAGGTTCGGATGACGTGCTTCCGGGAATAACCACGTATACCAGATCACTCCACTTAGTGCCAAGAGCGTTGCTATCCAACCCCATACTGGCAAGAATTTTTGGTAAAACGACATTTTCCAATGCCCCTGAACCGCGTTTGATACTAACGAATGCAATAGTTTCTGCCGGAATTTTATCCGCGATTGTGCTGGTTTTCTTTGGCCAAAAAATATAAACCGCAAAAATTACGGCTGCGATTATTACTGCCGTCCCTCCACCCAAAAGCATACTCACAAAAAACGACTTTTTATCGGCTTGAGTAGTGACACTTGGCATCGCCACCGTGTTACCAACGATTGGTTTTGGCGTTACACTAGGAATTGGAAATACTGCCGGACGCGAAACCGGTGGTTTTTGCGCCGTAGACGTCTGCCTTACTACAGGCATTACAGACACTGTTGGTTGTTGCACCGTCTTTACCACGACAACAGGCGCCTCTGCCGTAACAGGAACCGAAACTCCCTTACTTACTTCCAACAAATCATCAGCCATTGTCCTAATAACCGGCATCACAAAAGTAGCAGAGAGCGCATCCTCTGCTTTCTTTTGCAATTCATTGTTTTGTGGTTGTTGGTTTTGTTGTTGGTTCATTTGATTTAATTTCAACGGGGATTATCCCCTACCCTTTATTCTACCTTTTTTGCGCGTTTATGCGAAAGGTTAATCCGGCCCTTATCATCAATCTCGATTACAACGACTGCAATTCTATCGCCAACCTTCACGACATCTTCCACACGGTTCACGCGTTGATCCGCCAATTCGGAAATGTGCACCATCCCTTCAATGCCCGGCAAAACTTCCACAAAAGCGCCAAAATTCATCAAACGAGTGACGCGACCATCGAAACGTTCGCCGGCTTTTACTTCGTGCGTCAGGTTTTCCACCCATACTTTGGCTTTTTCCATACCGACCGGATCTTTGGCGGTAATGGTCACCAAACCGTCATCTTCAACATCGATTTGGACACCGGTTTCTTCAATAATCTTATTGATATTCTTGCCTTTTGGACCAATTAAATCACCAATCTTTTCCGGGTTGATGCGAATCGTAATTAAACGTGGTGCAAATGGCGACATTTCTTTACGCGCTTCTTTAATCACTGCCTCCATCGTTTCCATAATGCTCAAGCGCGCCGTTTTAGCACCCTTGATCGCCTGTTCAATCACATCCATCGAAATTCCGTGGGTTTTGATATCCACCTGCACCGCCGTGACACCCTTTTTCGTGCCGGCCACTTTGAAGTCCATATCACAACCTTCGTCTTCCATTCCGGCAATATCGGTTAGCACAACAGACTTGCGACCTTGAGATTTCTCATCAGTAACCAAACCCATTGCAATTCCGGCAATCGTGGAAGGAATCGGTACACCCGCGTCCATCAAGGCCAGCGAGCTACCACAAGTAGAACCCATCGAGCTAGAACCGTTCGATGAAAGCACTTCAGAAACGGCCATAATTGAGTAACCAAATTTTTCCTTGTCAGGAATGAGCCCCGAAACAGCCTTTTCTGCCAAAGCACCGTGACCGATATCACGACGACCGGGACCACGATTTGGACGCACTTCATGCACGGAAAAGCCCGGAAAATTGTAGAAATGCATATAGCGTTTCTCAAAATCATTGTCCGTCATTGTGTCGAGCAACATCGCGTCGCCGGGAGAACCAAGCGTGATTGTGGTCAATACTTGTGTTTCACCACGTTCAAACAAAGCCGAGCCGTGGGTTCGCGGGACGATACCAAGACGTGCTGTAATTTTACGCACTTCATCCAAACCACGACTGTTCATCCGCTTCCCTTCGTTCAAAATTTTCTCACGCGTGATATCGCGATAAATTTCTCGAATCGCTTTTTTGGCAAAAGAAACATCTTTGTCTTTAAGACCCAATTCAGCGACAACTTTCGCCGTTAGTTCCGAATATCCTTTTTCGATGTCCAACTTTCGACCGCCTTTTTCAAAAATCTCTTCGGCTGATTTTTGGGCGACTTCCTTAATACGCGCCACTAATTCCGCCGGAACATCCGATTTAATATAGTCACTCTTCTGGACGCCAAATTGTTTTTGAATGTCCAAAATCAATTCGGCAATTGCGGAAACTTCTTTCTGCCCCACTTTGATTGCCTCAAATAAAGTATCCTCGGCCACTTCCTTGCCTTCGGCTTCAATCATCACTACCTCATCCTTATTGCCCGAAACAATCAAATCCAATTCACTCTTTACGATATCAGCGACTTTTGGGTTGATCACAAATTGACCGTCGATTTTACCAACGCGCACCATCGCGAGTGGACCGGCCCACGGTGTACGAGAAATAGTCAACGCGGTACTGGCGGCAATCATCGCCGGAACGTCCGGTTGGTGTTCCCCATCATAAGACAAGACAGTCGTGACCACTTGCACGTCGTTTAACATATTATCGGGAAACAGTGGACGCAAAGCGCGATCAATCATCCGACTGGTTGTTACTGCCGTATCTGTTGGACGCCCTTCACGTTTTACAAAACGACTGCCCTTTATTTTACCGGCGGCATAATATTTTTCTTCGTATTCCACCAAAAGTGGCATATAATCCACCCCCGGACGACATTCGCCCGACATTACCACTGTTGCCAACACAAAAGTCCCGCCAATTTGACAGGTCACCGATGCGTCGGCTTGTGGCGCTAATTCGCCGATTGTTAATACAAACTCTTCACCACCGATGGTTTTTTTAAACTCGTTTGATTTGGCTTCCGCCATAATTTAGACCTTTCTGTTTTCGCCGGTTTTACCAATTTATTTAACCGATCATCATGCAACAAGGTTTATTGAGGATTTTCCCGCAAACCATGTGTGTATGAAGACCGTCTAAGAAGTTGGGCGCTCTAATTGCCGATCGAAATAATAATGAGAGAACGCAACGCTAATTTTCAATTTTCAATGATCAATTTTCAATTAATGTTCCAGCCTTCGCTAAAGCTTCGGCCGGCAAGCAATTCCCCAATTTTCAATAAACATCGTCGCGGTTTTTGGTTATTGAATCATTGGACAATTGATTGAAAATTGGAAATTGATAATTGAAAATTTGGGAACCAACTTACACAGCTGACGGATAGGTGAACACAATATCTTATTTCCTGAACCACAACTATTGTGCTCCCTCTTATCCTTTAAGCTTGAGTTTTTTGACGATTTGCGTATAGCGCGGCAAATCTTCACGCTGTAAATAGGTTAACAAACGCTTGCGCTTGCTTACCATTCCCAAAAGACCACGACGAGAGTGTTGATCTTTCTTGTGCGTCTTCAAATGTTCGGTCAATTCCACGATTTTTTCCGTGAAAATGGCAATTTGAACCTCCGGTGAACCGGTGTCCGTCTCATGAATACGAAACTTTTGAATAATCTTCGGTTTTTCAGAATCGACTTTGCTCATATGTATGGTTTATAGGGTAACATAAGAGTGTTTTTTCTGCAACCGACGATGCCTAGCACGGCATCGTCATTGCGAGCCATCGACAATTGTTAAAATTGTCGAGGCGCGGCAATCCCCTCACTTGCCAAATACGGAAGATTGCTTTATCGGTAACCCTCGCAGGGTCTGCCTCGCCTCGGGCGATGGCTCGCAAAGACTTACATCAAAAAAAATCCCCATCGGCCGAAACCAGTAGAAAAAACCGCGGGACGTATCCGCGGTTGGTGACTTCGACTAACAGTCAAACTACAAAGGGGTTAAGTCGACCCTTATCTTTTCCCCAAAAAAGGAGGCCCCAATGGTTCCTACTGTTTGAACTCCGTCCGTAACCCTTGCGATAAATGAACCAAACAAACGGGGAGACCTATCTCCAATCACCCGAATGCGAAATCCGTCCACCACAGTTTCGCTCATCCGGTCAAAAAAGAGCTCAAGACTAGCCTCACGATCAATCACCTCGGAAATCTTTACCAGTTCGTTGTGTTCAGGAAACTGCGCCCCAGTTGTTTCCACCAACAAGGGCTGTATTGTTTGCGTCCACAAACGAAGCAATTCTCTTTCTTTGTCTTCATTATCCATGACATTCTCCCACAAACCAAAGGAACAAAAAACAACACCAAACAATTTTTCGCAGGTTCAAGGTAACACAGTATTCAATAGTTGTCCACTTTAAGGATCATCCCTAAAGTGCGCGTTGACGAAACCTCCCCCCTTCTGCTATCTTGCTCTGTCATGGCAAAGATACTTTTAATCACAAATCCTCGTCCCACAGCCCAAGAGCAAGAGGTTGCTTTGCAACTTTTGTGGCAATATCGAAAACGCGAAAACGATGCTTCACTGCAACCGGGTGGTTTTTTTTCGACACTTGTCTCCCTGTTTACAACCAATGCGGATGTTTATGATTTTCACGATCTCCATTCCGCCCTACTCATTCCGTTGTTCCAAATTTTGCGCCGAAACTCGTCTATCGTCTTTTCATTGTATGGATCCGAACGAACGAAGGGTCTCGGTTACTACATCGGGATAAAATTTGCGGACCAAATAGTAACTTCAGAAAAGACATTGCAGTATGAAATTTATCGAAAATATGGACGCCTTCCCACCTATGTTCCACTTGGTGCCACACTTTCAAAGAAATTTTTAAGACAAGGAAAGAAAAATTTCACGCGCCTTGGCCTGATTGCCGATCAAAAACGTACCAATAACATCACACGACGTTATAAATCCAAACGCGTGAAATTTTGCGCAATTTCTGAAAACGAAATTGATTCCGATGACTCATTTACCACGATGCAAAATGTGGCCGCGCTCTTCTTGTTAAAAACTAACTTGGATACCGGAACGCTAAGAAAAATTGCATTGTTGGGTTTACCAATCGTCACGTTTGATACCGAACACAGCAGAGACATTTTCCGCAATAATGCGTTATATATTCCCTTTGCTTCCCCACTTGCGGTTGAAAACGCAATTAAAGAATTAAAAAGGAATTATTCGCAATACCGCGCGAAAGCAAAGTCTCTCCAAAAATTCACAACTAATCTATTTAGCTGGGAAACCGTTGCAGGCGAATACCTTAACGTATATCAAAAATCAAAACTGACCGGCGTGCCCTTGGACTCTTTATCCAAAGCGGAAGCGGTATAAAGGGGCGGAAGCTAAGCGAAGTACAAACCCGATCTATACCATATATTGTATTTTGCGGATGTCAACACCCCGAGCTAAACTCGGAGGATGCGGGCACATATTTCGCTCGTACCTCGGCGATACGTGCCCAATGCTGACGATAAAAAGCAACAACCTCGGGCTTACACGCATATAGATTGGGTTTTTTTAGGTAATCGATGGGTGTGGTGGGTATACCTGGCCATTCAAGCTCGTATTCATTCCAAAAGTTTGTAAACAGTCGATTATCTCTTTCAAACACCAGCAATATCTCGATCATAATCTCATGACACAGAAAGGCGCGTTTATGAGGAAAGTGTTTCGCTGGTATTTCTGTTATATCGATCTGTTTTTTTATAAATACGTCAACTTTCTTGAAACTATCGCTTATATACAGAATATCTATGTCGCTGTGTTGTCGAGGTGCAATTGCACCTGTTAATTCTTCAGCCCAACCACCGAAGATTACGCACGCAATACCCGCTTGTTGCAATCTAGTAACTATGTAGCGGAGAAAGTCAAAGTTATTTTCCATGTTGACGATCGGTTTTTCCTGTTTTAATAATCTTCTTCCGTATCACTCCGACAAACAAACGAAATGCTGAGTGCTTTCATTGTTTCTAAAATTTCCTCGGTGGGTATCATAAAAGAGAGTATACCAGATTTGATAAGAATTTCTCGCCCTTTCGTCCGCTTTTCCATACCAAAAAAGACACGTGCACATTCAAAAAATGGTGATTCACTCGCGGAAGCCAAGCAGTTGTGTTGTGATATAGAAGATGCTCCGAAAATTTGCGTCTCTTGTCGCAAATTCTCTTGCTCTGCCGTGCGGTTTATTGCAAATAACCCGCACGCCAGAGTTCTTCAATCTTTGTGCAAACACGTTTTTACGTTCCGTAAAAATCATGTTTGTGTACATTAATAATTGTTTTGCTAAGCAAAACTCATTTCGAGAGTTCTTCGATTCTTGTGCAAAATGACCAAACTGGATGTTTGGTCATTTTGTGTACATTGTATGGTTTCGCAAAGCGAAACAAATCTCGAGAGACTCGGCCTCGAAACTTGAAATGATTTTCAAGTTTCTGGCCACCGGAAATCGGTTTCGCTTAAGCGAAACATCGATTTCCGTTCGAGTCTCTCACGGAAGCCAAGCAGTTGGCTTCCTCGTGCCCTACCAATAAAAAACATCAGACCTTCGGTCTGATGTTTTTTAGCACGGAGAGACTCGGTCACGAATAAATTTCCTGACGGAAATTTTTCGCGACCCCCGCTCGCGGTTTTTGCCTTGCCCCGTTGGGGCAAACAAAAACATCGCTGCGCGTTTCGAGTCTCTCACGGAAGCCAAGCAGTTGGCTTCCTCGTGCCCTACTACTGATATTTTCACATTAACTTAACTTTTTTGTGCCTATTACGAGCTTATATTAGCCATAATTGGGGGCAATAAACATTAAGCTAATGTGAAAATATCAGTAATATAAAACATCCGGCTCGCGGCCGGA carries:
- a CDS encoding polyribonucleotide nucleotidyltransferase yields the protein MAEAKSNEFKKTIGGEEFVLTIGELAPQADASVTCQIGGTFVLATVVMSGECRPGVDYMPLLVEYEEKYYAAGKIKGSRFVKREGRPTDTAVTTSRMIDRALRPLFPDNMLNDVQVVTTVLSYDGEHQPDVPAMIAASTALTISRTPWAGPLAMVRVGKIDGQFVINPKVADIVKSELDLIVSGNKDEVVMIEAEGKEVAEDTLFEAIKVGQKEVSAIAELILDIQKQFGVQKSDYIKSDVPAELVARIKEVAQKSAEEIFEKGGRKLDIEKGYSELTAKVVAELGLKDKDVSFAKKAIREIYRDITREKILNEGKRMNSRGLDEVRKITARLGIVPRTHGSALFERGETQVLTTITLGSPGDAMLLDTMTDNDFEKRYMHFYNFPGFSVHEVRPNRGPGRRDIGHGALAEKAVSGLIPDKEKFGYSIMAVSEVLSSNGSSSMGSTCGSSLALMDAGVPIPSTIAGIAMGLVTDEKSQGRKSVVLTDIAGMEDEGCDMDFKVAGTKKGVTAVQVDIKTHGISMDVIEQAIKGAKTARLSIMETMEAVIKEARKEMSPFAPRLITIRINPEKIGDLIGPKGKNINKIIEETGVQIDVEDDGLVTITAKDPVGMEKAKVWVENLTHEVKAGERFDGRVTRLMNFGAFVEVLPGIEGMVHISELADQRVNRVEDVVKVGDRIAVVVIEIDDKGRINLSHKRAKKVE
- the rpsO gene encoding 30S ribosomal protein S15 codes for the protein MSKVDSEKPKIIQKFRIHETDTGSPEVQIAIFTEKIVELTEHLKTHKKDQHSRRGLLGMVSKRKRLLTYLQREDLPRYTQIVKKLKLKG